A genomic region of Pseudomonas frederiksbergensis contains the following coding sequences:
- the tnpB gene encoding IS66 family insertion sequence element accessory protein TnpB (TnpB, as the term is used for proteins encoded by IS66 family insertion elements, is considered an accessory protein, since TnpC, encoded by a neighboring gene, is a DDE family transposase.), with product MMRPDAKVYLYPKPVDFRKSIDGLAALVELDIKVAVFDPVLFVFLNKPRNRVKILYWGVSRTLA from the coding sequence ATGATGCGACCCGACGCAAAAGTCTATCTCTACCCCAAACCAGTAGACTTCCGAAAGTCCATTGATGGCCTGGCTGCACTGGTCGAGCTGGACATCAAGGTCGCCGTGTTCGACCCGGTGCTCTTCGTCTTCCTCAACAAACCGCGCAACCGCGTGAAGATTTTGTACTGGGGTGTGTCACGAACGCTGGCGTAA
- a CDS encoding alpha/beta hydrolase — MAAEAEQVVLPSGKTASLATTHTLTAANDPTVKSVPVAEKKAIVFFIGGAADQEKYYFQGAFHNIDDARNILDKRISAMKPLSKKYTSWPKSYNDARGSGDIQTNFIANIPSKSCPVYIVGHSLGGWNGAHLSRILSEAGYTVKFLVTLDPVGEGFWVWMGSDIYKSEASPIAETWINIRANSSKPDASDGVAEFGGRWIITDGPTMNKTMDIHHASAGWMFIEPVQGTKSACDLIFDSINGIFGQ, encoded by the coding sequence ATGGCAGCAGAAGCAGAACAGGTTGTTCTCCCAAGCGGCAAGACAGCGAGCCTGGCGACAACGCATACGTTGACGGCGGCAAATGATCCGACGGTCAAGTCGGTGCCTGTCGCAGAGAAGAAGGCAATTGTATTTTTTATTGGCGGGGCTGCAGACCAAGAGAAATATTATTTTCAAGGTGCCTTTCATAACATCGACGACGCCAGAAACATTCTCGACAAAAGAATCAGTGCCATGAAGCCTTTGTCGAAGAAATATACAAGCTGGCCAAAAAGCTATAACGATGCGAGAGGATCTGGCGACATCCAAACTAATTTCATTGCCAACATACCCAGTAAATCATGCCCGGTTTACATAGTTGGGCACAGCCTTGGCGGGTGGAATGGAGCACACCTATCTAGAATATTGTCAGAGGCCGGCTACACCGTTAAATTCTTGGTCACACTGGACCCCGTAGGAGAAGGGTTTTGGGTGTGGATGGGATCAGACATCTACAAGTCTGAAGCCTCCCCTATTGCCGAAACCTGGATCAATATTCGGGCAAATTCAAGCAAGCCAGACGCCTCCGATGGTGTAGCGGAATTTGGAGGGCGCTGGATAATTACCGATGGCCCAACCATGAACAAAACAATGGACATTCATCACGCCTCGGCAGGCTGGATGTTCATAGAACCCGTTCAAGGAACAAAGTCCGCTTGCGACCTGATATTTGACTCCATCAATGGTATTTTTGGCCAATGA
- a CDS encoding PAAR domain-containing protein, with translation MSGKPAARVTDPTNCPLPGHGTNPIISGSPNVNFDGLAAARMTDKSACGSPITSGVSATVFINGLNAATQGSTGDHGNVVMGGSGTVIIGDTFVPAPFSGLLPMPVHFSDKLKLVDEATGEPMPNHGYAIQRADGSVEHGVSDAMGHTHVVSSHLPESIKLFLED, from the coding sequence ATGAGCGGCAAGCCGGCTGCCCGAGTAACAGACCCCACCAATTGCCCGCTTCCGGGACATGGCACAAATCCGATTATCAGCGGTTCTCCCAATGTGAACTTCGATGGCCTTGCCGCCGCTCGAATGACCGATAAATCCGCATGTGGTAGCCCAATCACGAGTGGTGTCAGCGCTACGGTTTTCATCAATGGGCTGAATGCTGCTACTCAAGGCAGTACCGGTGACCACGGCAACGTGGTTATGGGTGGATCCGGCACGGTCATTATTGGCGACACCTTCGTACCGGCGCCCTTCAGCGGCCTGCTGCCGATGCCAGTGCACTTCAGCGACAAGCTCAAACTGGTCGACGAAGCCACCGGCGAACCGATGCCCAATCATGGCTACGCCATCCAGCGCGCCGACGGCAGCGTGGAACATGGTGTCAGCGATGCGATGGGGCATACCCATGTGGTGAGCTCGCACCTACCTGAAAGCATCAAACTGTTTTTGGAGGACTGA
- a CDS encoding DUF3606 domain-containing protein: protein MSDDLTKRRPQDASKINVHEPYELNYWSEHFKVSKEKIKDAVQKVGVMVDKVKAHLGK from the coding sequence ATGTCGGACGACCTCACCAAACGTCGACCTCAGGACGCATCTAAAATAAACGTGCATGAACCCTACGAGCTGAACTACTGGTCTGAACATTTCAAGGTGTCAAAGGAGAAGATCAAGGACGCAGTTCAGAAAGTTGGTGTAATGGTCGACAAGGTAAAAGCACACTTAGGTAAGTGA
- a CDS encoding SOS response-associated peptidase family protein, producing MCGRLSQYRGIHDFMAALSMPNALVNTVGDQPLEQYNVAPTTKVALFRQEGDTLRADLVRWCWRPHWATDQPAKPNGRVEKVAHSPFYRAIWPHRAITPINNWFEWVDEGGPKKQPYLIRHRDGSPILCAAIGQFPTADHTPSEYDGFVIITADSAGGMVDIHDRRPVILAPELAREWLDPATPKERAEHMMIQQGEPSEAFEWFKVSAAIGNVHNQGASLIKPI from the coding sequence ATGTGCGGACGACTTTCGCAGTACCGGGGTATCCACGACTTCATGGCGGCGCTGAGCATGCCCAATGCTCTGGTCAACACCGTCGGCGACCAGCCGCTCGAGCAGTACAACGTCGCCCCCACAACAAAGGTCGCCCTCTTTCGCCAGGAAGGCGACACGCTGCGCGCCGACCTGGTCAGGTGGTGTTGGCGACCGCATTGGGCAACCGACCAGCCAGCGAAACCGAACGGCAGAGTCGAAAAGGTAGCGCATAGCCCATTCTACCGGGCGATCTGGCCACACCGCGCCATCACGCCCATCAACAACTGGTTTGAGTGGGTCGATGAGGGCGGGCCGAAAAAGCAGCCCTATTTGATCCGGCATCGGGACGGCTCACCGATCCTGTGCGCTGCTATCGGCCAGTTTCCGACCGCCGACCACACACCCAGCGAGTATGACGGTTTCGTGATCATCACTGCCGATTCGGCAGGCGGCATGGTGGACATCCACGATCGACGCCCAGTAATACTGGCGCCCGAGCTGGCACGGGAATGGCTCGACCCGGCCACACCCAAGGAGCGCGCCGAGCATATGATGATTCAACAGGGAGAGCCATCCGAGGCCTTCGAATGGTTCAAGGTCAGCGCAGCCATTGGCAATGTGCACAACCAAGGCGCGAGCCTGATCAAACCGATCTGA
- the dsdC gene encoding DNA-binding transcriptional regulator DsdC, with the protein MFNLPPRLDAKLNSSQFSNLFTFQVAARHLSFTKAADELCLTASAVSHRIARLEAELSIQLFKRLTRRVQLTEAGERIFEILQRTLGDLSEVLAQPVDADLAGPLTLYAHPSIAHAWLVPRLAEFGARFPGVTLDLRVGNDSVDFRSRKIDLALYYGNGEFHGLISHKLMQERVAPVCSPEYADRHRLFDSVQQLEHCTLLHDSLAWDHAAFDSEWAMWVRYHGAGVPMPKRGVTFDRSDLCVTAAVNHAGLAIGREQLVSGPIQQGKLVLPFGGFARCGEYDYYIVHPALEPLPRRVSSFIEWLYECASQPPTI; encoded by the coding sequence ATGTTCAACCTACCGCCTCGACTGGATGCAAAGCTCAACAGTAGCCAGTTCTCGAACCTGTTCACCTTTCAGGTCGCTGCGCGTCATCTCAGTTTCACCAAGGCCGCCGACGAGTTGTGCCTGACCGCCAGCGCCGTCAGCCATCGCATCGCCCGGCTGGAAGCGGAGCTGTCGATTCAGCTGTTCAAACGGCTGACTCGCCGGGTGCAGTTGACGGAAGCCGGTGAGCGCATCTTCGAGATTTTGCAGCGAACGCTGGGTGACCTCTCCGAGGTCCTCGCCCAGCCGGTCGACGCCGATTTGGCCGGGCCACTGACGCTCTACGCTCACCCCTCTATCGCACACGCCTGGCTGGTGCCGCGCCTGGCGGAGTTCGGTGCACGATTCCCCGGGGTGACGCTGGACCTTCGCGTGGGCAATGACAGCGTCGACTTTCGGTCTCGAAAGATTGATCTGGCGCTGTATTACGGCAATGGAGAATTCCATGGCCTGATCTCGCACAAGCTGATGCAAGAACGGGTCGCGCCGGTCTGTAGCCCTGAATACGCCGACCGCCATCGGCTGTTCGACTCGGTGCAGCAGCTGGAACATTGCACATTGCTGCATGATTCGCTGGCCTGGGACCATGCGGCCTTTGATTCCGAATGGGCAATGTGGGTCAGATACCATGGCGCCGGTGTCCCCATGCCGAAACGAGGGGTGACCTTTGATCGCTCGGATTTGTGTGTGACAGCCGCAGTCAATCACGCGGGGCTGGCGATCGGGCGGGAACAACTTGTCAGCGGACCGATCCAGCAAGGAAAATTGGTCCTTCCGTTTGGCGGCTTTGCGCGGTGTGGCGAGTACGATTACTACATCGTGCATCCGGCACTTGAGCCGTTACCACGACGAGTGTCTTCATTCATTGAATGGCTCTATGAATGTGCGTCGCAGCCCCCAACAATCTGA
- the dsdA gene encoding D-serine ammonia-lyase, whose translation MIAGKMLDDWKTSHPLIKDLVELRETTWFTPVRAPTAEALKDVPLNAHDVADASARLNRFAAYFQSAFPETLPTHGIIESDIQQLPSLRGALDARYGQALPGALWIKKDSHLPISGSVKARGGIYEVLKHAERLALEAGLLTLDGNYEVLDTPQAREFFSQYRIAVGSTGNLGLSIGLMGARLGFQVTVHMSADARQWKKDKLRAHGVTVMEYASDYSIAVAQGRQQAKDDPGCHFVDDENSTDLFLGYAVAAERLNRQLSLAGLKIDAEHPLFVYLPCGVGGGPGGVAFGLKLVFGDAVHCIFAEPTHSPCMFLGVYTGLHDEVSVQDFGIDNITAADGLAVGRASGFVGRTMQRLIDGYYTVSDDELHALLWLTADSEGLNLEPSALAGVPGVARLHAHYAEYLQRSGLSVEAYACATHLIWATGGSMVPEPEMQAYLAQGAQVLQG comes from the coding sequence ATGATTGCAGGCAAAATGCTGGATGACTGGAAAACCAGCCACCCGCTGATCAAGGACCTGGTGGAGTTGCGTGAAACCACCTGGTTCACACCGGTGCGCGCACCGACCGCCGAGGCCTTGAAAGACGTTCCGTTGAATGCCCACGATGTGGCGGATGCCAGCGCCCGGTTGAACCGCTTCGCGGCGTACTTTCAATCGGCCTTCCCCGAAACACTGCCAACTCACGGCATCATCGAATCGGACATCCAGCAGCTGCCTTCGTTGCGAGGCGCTTTGGACGCAAGGTATGGCCAGGCACTGCCGGGGGCGCTCTGGATCAAGAAAGACAGCCACTTGCCCATCTCGGGCTCTGTAAAAGCCCGTGGTGGCATCTATGAAGTGCTCAAGCATGCTGAACGTCTCGCCCTTGAGGCCGGACTGCTCACGCTGGATGGCAACTATGAGGTGCTCGACACACCGCAGGCTCGAGAGTTTTTCAGTCAATACCGGATTGCCGTGGGCTCCACGGGCAACCTGGGGTTATCGATCGGGCTTATGGGGGCCCGATTGGGCTTTCAGGTCACGGTGCACATGTCCGCCGATGCACGCCAATGGAAGAAGGACAAACTGCGCGCCCATGGTGTGACTGTCATGGAATATGCCAGTGACTACAGCATTGCGGTGGCACAGGGGCGCCAGCAAGCGAAGGACGATCCAGGCTGTCATTTCGTCGATGACGAAAACTCCACCGACCTGTTCCTTGGCTACGCGGTGGCAGCTGAACGCCTGAATCGACAATTGAGCCTGGCGGGTCTGAAGATCGATGCCGAGCATCCGCTGTTCGTCTACCTGCCCTGCGGTGTCGGTGGGGGCCCCGGCGGAGTGGCGTTTGGCTTGAAGCTGGTCTTCGGTGACGCGGTTCACTGTATATTTGCCGAACCCACTCATTCGCCCTGCATGTTTCTCGGTGTCTACACTGGGCTGCATGACGAGGTGTCGGTACAGGATTTTGGTATCGACAACATCACCGCCGCCGATGGGCTTGCCGTGGGACGGGCCTCGGGGTTTGTCGGCCGGACCATGCAACGTTTGATCGACGGTTATTACACGGTCAGCGATGACGAACTGCATGCCTTGCTCTGGCTGACCGCTGATAGCGAAGGGCTGAATCTGGAGCCGTCAGCCCTGGCTGGCGTCCCCGGCGTCGCCCGGCTCCACGCGCATTACGCCGAGTACTTGCAGCGCAGTGGCCTGAGCGTCGAAGCTTACGCCTGTGCCACCCACCTGATCTGGGCCACGGGTGGCAGCATGGTCCCCGAGCCCGAGATGCAAGCTTACCTGGCGCAAGGCGCGCAAGTGCTTCAGGGCTGA
- a CDS encoding GntT/GntP/DsdX family permease, which translates to MVSSTSLLWVLLAAIVMIVVLIVRFRVHAFLTLIAACVVVGVGSGMPLTTLLTSFQKGMGDTLGFLAAIIGLGSILGKMLEESGGAERIAKTLLAALGKQRASWVMMLVGFIAGIPVFFEVGYILLIPLVYVVAKETRINLLYLGVPLAVSLMCVHCMLPPHPAAMAITNMLGADVGKVILYGLLVGLPTAIIAGPLWIRLVARIDAPATQEAFLQERCEADSTRVLPGFWLTLLTILLPLILMVGKTFAVTLPKDSTAFAVISFLGHPLVALVIAVVFAYWSLGIRRGLSMQDLLGHTQKSLPPLASILLIIGAGGAFNGILIDSGIGNVLATSLTQLDINPVVLAWLVAGIMHFAVGSATVAMMSAAAIVMPTLAAHSAYSKEIIVIAIGAGAIGWTHVTDSAFWVVKEYLGVSLADALKTFTSATVLASIIALLLTLTLSHFV; encoded by the coding sequence ATGGTGAGCAGTACTTCGTTGCTATGGGTGTTGTTAGCCGCGATTGTCATGATCGTGGTGCTGATCGTCAGGTTCAGGGTGCACGCATTCCTGACACTGATCGCCGCGTGTGTGGTGGTGGGTGTCGGTTCGGGCATGCCGTTGACCACCCTGCTGACTTCGTTCCAGAAAGGCATGGGCGATACGCTGGGATTTCTGGCCGCTATCATTGGACTGGGCAGCATTCTTGGCAAAATGCTTGAGGAATCCGGTGGCGCAGAGCGCATTGCAAAGACCCTGTTAGCGGCTCTGGGCAAGCAACGGGCCTCATGGGTAATGATGCTGGTCGGCTTCATTGCGGGGATCCCAGTGTTCTTTGAGGTCGGTTATATTTTGCTGATTCCTCTGGTCTATGTCGTGGCCAAAGAAACCAGAATTAACCTGTTGTACCTGGGTGTGCCACTCGCCGTTTCGCTGATGTGCGTACATTGCATGCTCCCTCCCCATCCGGCGGCCATGGCCATCACCAATATGCTGGGTGCCGACGTCGGCAAGGTGATCCTTTACGGCCTGCTGGTGGGCCTGCCGACAGCCATCATAGCGGGACCGTTGTGGATTCGGCTGGTGGCGCGTATCGACGCACCGGCCACGCAAGAGGCCTTCCTGCAGGAGCGTTGTGAGGCAGATAGTACCCGTGTCTTGCCAGGCTTCTGGCTGACATTGCTCACCATACTCCTGCCGCTGATCCTGATGGTCGGCAAAACCTTTGCCGTAACCCTGCCAAAAGACTCGACAGCGTTCGCAGTGATTTCGTTTTTGGGCCATCCACTGGTTGCGCTGGTGATCGCCGTGGTCTTTGCATATTGGTCACTGGGAATTCGTCGGGGTCTATCGATGCAAGATTTGCTGGGGCATACCCAGAAAAGCCTGCCACCGCTGGCCAGTATTCTGCTGATCATCGGTGCAGGGGGGGCCTTCAACGGCATCCTCATCGACAGTGGCATCGGCAACGTGCTGGCCACTTCTCTGACTCAGCTGGACATCAACCCGGTGGTCTTGGCCTGGCTGGTGGCGGGTATCATGCACTTCGCGGTGGGCTCCGCGACCGTGGCTATGATGAGCGCCGCCGCAATTGTGATGCCGACGCTGGCGGCGCATTCGGCCTACAGCAAGGAAATCATCGTGATCGCTATCGGTGCCGGAGCCATCGGCTGGACCCATGTCACTGATTCGGCGTTCTGGGTAGTGAAGGAATACCTGGGCGTCTCGCTGGCCGACGCACTCAAGACCTTCACCTCCGCCACGGTGCTGGCGTCGATAATCGCCCTGCTGCTGACGCTGACCCTTTCTCACTTCGTTTAA
- a CDS encoding GGDEF domain-containing protein produces the protein MSNIIATGEPPEAVRLIIKVYASLLLAGFALIPAYLIGYLFYFQDPTLLYEDHAFHIIAITAATLEGLFVTYVTWRCYQSSGEPLLRWMTLGFLGFVLIYSLHGAFTGLAHHNIWLFLLYGPASRLVMAVLLFVGMLSYHRPPDAADQRMKPRPWLTWIGLFLLVDLAVAYVANSSIAGALAVRLSLEGGALVFSTLNVAMLLLRRVRSQLMVIFVISVTAFALSSLAFILARPWNHMWWLAHAIFAAGFFLLSYGVVQAFLTTRSFSRIYSQEELMVRLAEAMEYTENALQELQRTNQELGHLAATDPLTGADNRRRFMERVEAEIGRTKRGGAPFSVLALDLDNFKSINDRFGHQVGDDILKEFVQKCLDSIRPYDGVARVGGEEFMILLPQTSLEGAHVIAERLRTTVANTSFNSGFQRLTVVTVSIGISQSGHDGDTIEAILHVADQRLYHAKHQGRNRVVTTIKTSLQPLP, from the coding sequence ATGAGCAATATTATCGCTACCGGCGAGCCACCTGAAGCCGTCCGCCTCATCATCAAGGTTTATGCCAGCTTGCTGCTCGCAGGGTTTGCGCTGATTCCAGCCTATCTGATTGGCTACTTATTCTACTTTCAGGACCCCACCCTTCTATACGAGGACCACGCGTTCCATATAATTGCGATCACGGCAGCTACCTTGGAAGGCTTGTTTGTGACTTACGTGACGTGGCGCTGCTATCAGTCATCGGGAGAGCCGCTGCTGCGATGGATGACGCTTGGCTTTCTCGGCTTTGTACTGATCTACTCGCTTCATGGTGCGTTCACTGGGCTCGCACATCACAATATCTGGCTCTTCCTGCTTTATGGACCCGCCTCTCGACTGGTCATGGCGGTTCTGCTGTTCGTCGGAATGCTGTCGTACCACCGCCCACCCGATGCTGCGGACCAACGAATGAAGCCGCGCCCGTGGTTGACCTGGATAGGACTGTTCCTGCTGGTTGACCTGGCAGTGGCATACGTCGCGAATTCGTCAATCGCCGGCGCTCTCGCGGTGCGCCTCTCGCTGGAAGGTGGCGCCCTCGTTTTTTCCACATTGAACGTGGCAATGCTCCTGCTGCGCCGTGTCCGTTCGCAGTTGATGGTGATTTTTGTCATCTCGGTCACGGCGTTCGCGTTGTCATCTCTTGCATTCATCCTTGCACGTCCCTGGAACCACATGTGGTGGCTCGCCCATGCAATCTTCGCCGCTGGATTCTTCCTGTTGAGCTATGGGGTAGTGCAAGCGTTCCTCACCACGCGGTCTTTCTCGAGAATTTACAGCCAAGAGGAGCTGATGGTACGTCTTGCCGAGGCAATGGAGTACACCGAGAACGCTCTGCAGGAACTCCAGCGCACCAATCAAGAACTCGGACACCTTGCGGCGACCGACCCACTGACAGGAGCTGATAATCGCCGTCGGTTCATGGAGCGGGTCGAAGCCGAAATTGGCCGGACCAAACGCGGTGGTGCGCCGTTCTCCGTGTTGGCACTTGATCTGGACAATTTCAAGTCCATCAATGATCGATTCGGGCACCAGGTTGGCGATGACATCCTGAAGGAGTTCGTGCAGAAATGCCTCGATTCGATCCGGCCGTATGACGGCGTAGCCCGAGTGGGCGGAGAGGAATTCATGATTCTGCTACCTCAGACGTCACTTGAAGGCGCGCATGTAATCGCTGAGCGCCTCCGAACCACCGTTGCAAATACTTCTTTTAATAGCGGCTTTCAGCGGTTAACGGTCGTCACAGTGAGCATCGGCATATCGCAATCTGGCCACGACGGCGACACCATCGAGGCAATTTTGCACGTCGCTGATCAACGCCTGTATCACGCTAAACACCAAGGACGTAACCGTGTGGTCACGACCATCAAAACCAGCCTCCAACCTCTGCCCTGA